One genomic segment of Gopherus flavomarginatus isolate rGopFla2 chromosome 11, rGopFla2.mat.asm, whole genome shotgun sequence includes these proteins:
- the ACTL10 gene encoding actin-like protein 10 → MGKVAVIIDNGSCFTRAGFAGEDKPRSVLKTTSMPPTCPAVMRETPCHLTATGCGTGGARASKTHPLRHGIITDWEAMENLWSHLFFCELRLSPEECPLLMTDSPSCPTTNREKAAEMFFEDFGVPALYVANTGLLSLCSCGRVTGLAVETGAGVSHVTSICAGQIWREATYRLDVAGFFLSKHMHTLLLKSSNDPQLLCTLQKTTVTQMKKQCCYVSMDYEGDLQDKTHQFPMGFKTPDGHWITLDKERFCCPEPLFQPKLLDQNSPGIHLLAFQSLQKVPDECKGDIIGNTVLSGGSSMFPGFPERMCSELDALLYGKGYRIKILAAPKRSMAVWAGGSMAASLKSFRHMWMRKGEYQECGAAYVHKKFN, encoded by the coding sequence ATGGGAAAGGTCGCGGTTATCATCGACAATGGTAGTTGCTTCACTCGGGCCGGCTTTGCTGGAGAGGATAAGCCAAGGTCTGTGTTGAAGACCACGTCCATGCCTCCCACCTGCCCAGCTGTGATGCGGGAGACCCCATGCCATCTCACCGCCACTGGCTGTGGGACAGGCGGTGCCAGGGCATCCAAAACCCACCCGCTCAGGCACGGCATCATCACTGACTGGGAAGCCATGGAAAATCTATGGAGCCACCTTTTCTTCTGTGAGCTGAGACTGTCCCCTGAGGAGTGCCCGCTCCTCATGACAGActcaccctcctgccccacaaccaATAGGGAGAAGGCGGCCGAGATGTTCTTTGAGGACTTTGGTGTTCCAGCCTTGTATGTGGCTAACACGGGgctcctctccctctgctcctgtgGCAGGGTCACTGGCCTGGCTGTAGAGACCGGGGCTGGGGTGTCCCATGTCACTTCCATCTGCGCTGGGCAGATCTGGAGGGAGGCCACCTATCGCCTGGACGTGGCTGGGTTTTTCCTTTCCAAGCACATGCATACCCTACTGCTGAAGAGCTCTAATGACCCACAGCTGCTATGTACCTTGCAGAAGACGACAGTGACCCAGATGAAGAAGCAGTGCTGCTACGTGTCCATGGACTATGAAGGAGACCTCCAAGACAAAACTCACCAGTTCCCAATGGGTTTTAAGACCCCTGATGGGCACTGGATAACTCTGGATAAGGAGCGGTTCTGCTGCCCAGAGCCACTCTTCCAACCAAAACTGCTAGACCAAAACTCTCCAGGCATCCACCTTCTAGCTTTCCAAAGCCTCCAGAAGGTGCCAGATGAGTGCAAGGGAGACATTATTGGTAATACTGTGTTATCAGGGGGCTCATCAATGTTTCCTGGCTTCCCTGAGAGGATGTGCTCAGAGCTGGATGCTTTGTTATATGGCAAAGGCTACCGGATTAAAATTCTGGCTGCCCCAAAGAGGAGCATGGCAGTCTGGGCTGGAGGGTCCATGGCAGCCTCGCTTAAATCCTTCCGGCATATGTGGATGAGAAAGGGTGAGTACCAGGAGTGCGGGGCAGCATATGTCCACAAAAAGTTCAATTAG